In Paenibacillus sonchi, a single genomic region encodes these proteins:
- a CDS encoding ATP-binding protein, producing MWNKKFMMKKPFTFFLKNMVIVLLYLAVLSAIRYLWFTTYVAPDHPQAVQGVLDLRSFQIGDSRSIPLDGEWEFYPDELLTHKDFPQPDTRRHYAMVPGDWRNGFPEEGHASFGTGTYKLRILTGTPLDEPYGFWIQRIQAASEIEINGQKEPSVGRLAESKEDYIPDAPSYTATYIAGDHREIELLVRVSNFDHPQKGGIVRSIRFGTQAAIDTERWYSIGFQLVAFIILLLHALYAGILYCFNRQNVFLLFFLLLVAVGISIISDNDILLRLWLPINYTWLLKIKLLSYMWLSYFMLQLSQSFSGRRRPHTGILFKSYAAVLGLYSAFIVVMPAEIIFHTILLFSILYLLPVAGVVWKIVQMVLGKQEDAVFLLFAAVAILSSVLWGVVESRGNTSNFFYPVDIIAAIIGFSAYWFKRYFRNSEENIKLNRQLQENDRLKDQFLANTSHELRTPLHGIISIAQTVAAKEHSVMDPKSVQDMDLLLTISRRMSHLLNDLLDVTRLQDKQIELQREPLSIQSLVSGVIDMFEFMTEGRALTLKNNIADSLPPVFADEKRLVQILFNLLHNAVKYTIEGSIAVSAETQGKQMLIHVADTGAGMDEETLSRIFKRYEQGQQGINDGGGIGLGLSICKQLVELHHGTLTVRSQPGQGSEFTFTLPLAKGTDQPASALSGQEMPKNTEPLRPSVPAHSPLADLSTIWSAAHTGESEGAGRRIHILAVDDDSVNLKVLASILSSENYNIRTALGAHEALNLLGTEQWDLLIADVMMPHISGYELTRIVRERFSLSELPILLLTARTRPEDIYTGFLSGANDYLVKPVDGLELKYRVRSLTGLKQSIDEMLRMEAAYLQAQIQPHFLFNTLNSIMALSEIDTAKMRDLSEAFSSYLRISFDYMNSHQRVALSHELELVRAYVYIEQARFEERLAVEWDIEDGINTSLPPLTLQPLVENAVRHGLLSRSRGGLLTIRIRSSGGFTSFEVRDNGKGMTQEQVSHLLDNSRKFSRGIGLLNTNRRLTQLYGRGLSIQSEPGQGTSVSFTIPEPGK from the coding sequence ATGTGGAATAAAAAATTTATGATGAAGAAGCCCTTTACTTTTTTTCTGAAAAATATGGTCATTGTCCTGCTGTATCTGGCCGTCCTGTCGGCGATACGCTACCTGTGGTTCACCACGTATGTTGCTCCGGATCATCCGCAGGCGGTTCAGGGCGTGCTGGATTTGCGCAGCTTCCAAATCGGGGACTCCCGTTCCATTCCGCTGGATGGGGAGTGGGAATTTTACCCGGACGAATTACTAACGCACAAGGACTTCCCGCAGCCTGACACCAGGCGGCATTATGCCATGGTTCCAGGGGACTGGAGAAACGGTTTTCCGGAAGAAGGGCATGCTTCCTTTGGTACCGGCACCTACAAACTGCGGATTCTGACCGGCACACCTCTGGATGAGCCTTACGGCTTCTGGATTCAGCGCATTCAGGCAGCTTCGGAGATTGAGATTAACGGGCAGAAGGAGCCCTCTGTAGGCCGGCTAGCCGAAAGCAAGGAAGATTATATACCCGATGCCCCTTCTTACACTGCTACTTATATTGCCGGAGATCACCGGGAGATTGAGCTGCTCGTCCGTGTCTCCAATTTCGACCATCCCCAGAAAGGGGGCATCGTCCGTTCCATCCGCTTCGGTACACAGGCTGCGATAGACACCGAGCGCTGGTATTCCATTGGCTTTCAACTGGTCGCATTCATTATTCTGCTGCTGCACGCTTTGTATGCAGGGATCTTATATTGCTTTAACCGGCAAAATGTCTTTTTACTTTTTTTCCTGCTTCTGGTCGCAGTCGGCATTTCCATTATCTCGGATAATGATATTCTGCTGAGGCTCTGGCTGCCGATTAATTATACCTGGCTGTTGAAAATCAAGCTTTTGTCTTATATGTGGCTGTCTTATTTTATGCTGCAGCTGTCACAAAGCTTCTCTGGAAGACGAAGACCCCATACCGGAATTCTTTTCAAAAGTTATGCTGCGGTGCTGGGTCTATATTCGGCTTTTATTGTGGTTATGCCTGCAGAAATCATTTTTCACACGATTCTCTTGTTCAGTATTTTGTATCTGCTCCCGGTGGCCGGCGTAGTCTGGAAGATTGTGCAGATGGTGCTGGGGAAACAAGAGGACGCCGTATTTCTGCTGTTTGCCGCGGTCGCCATCCTGTCCAGTGTGCTTTGGGGTGTTGTTGAATCCAGGGGAAATACCAGCAACTTCTTTTATCCCGTTGATATTATTGCGGCAATCATCGGTTTCTCCGCCTATTGGTTCAAGCGTTATTTCCGGAATTCGGAAGAAAACATCAAGCTGAACCGGCAGCTGCAGGAAAATGACCGTCTAAAAGACCAATTCCTGGCGAATACTTCACATGAGCTGAGAACACCGCTTCACGGCATTATCAGTATTGCCCAGACTGTCGCCGCCAAGGAACATTCGGTGATGGACCCAAAAAGTGTCCAGGACATGGATCTGCTCCTGACCATCAGCCGCCGGATGTCACATCTGCTCAACGACCTTCTGGATGTAACCCGGCTTCAGGATAAACAAATTGAACTGCAGCGGGAGCCGCTGTCTATCCAGTCGCTGGTCTCCGGCGTGATTGATATGTTCGAATTTATGACAGAGGGCCGGGCACTCACATTAAAAAACAACATTGCTGACTCTCTTCCCCCAGTGTTCGCAGACGAGAAGCGTCTGGTCCAGATTCTATTCAATCTGCTGCACAATGCAGTCAAATATACGATTGAAGGCAGTATAGCTGTATCTGCTGAAACGCAGGGCAAGCAAATGCTCATTCATGTTGCCGATACAGGAGCCGGTATGGATGAGGAGACACTCAGCCGTATATTCAAGCGCTATGAACAAGGGCAGCAGGGGATTAATGATGGCGGCGGAATCGGCCTCGGGCTGAGCATCTGTAAACAGCTCGTTGAGCTTCATCATGGAACCCTGACGGTCCGTTCACAACCAGGTCAAGGCTCGGAGTTCACCTTCACTCTCCCCTTGGCAAAGGGAACAGACCAGCCTGCTTCCGCGCTCTCCGGCCAAGAAATGCCGAAGAATACGGAGCCGCTCAGACCTTCCGTTCCGGCGCACAGCCCTCTCGCGGACTTGTCTACGATCTGGAGTGCTGCGCATACCGGAGAATCAGAAGGGGCTGGCCGCCGGATCCATATTCTGGCCGTGGATGATGATTCCGTTAACCTCAAGGTACTGGCCAGTATTCTCTCTTCAGAGAATTACAATATCAGGACCGCGCTGGGCGCTCATGAAGCCTTGAACCTGCTGGGAACCGAGCAATGGGATCTTCTGATCGCCGACGTGATGATGCCGCACATCTCCGGCTATGAGCTGACGCGAATCGTTCGTGAGCGTTTTTCATTATCGGAGCTGCCCATTCTGCTGCTGACGGCCCGCACACGGCCTGAGGACATTTATACCGGATTTCTGTCCGGTGCGAACGATTATCTGGTCAAACCGGTTGACGGGCTGGAGCTGAAATACAGAGTCCGGTCGCTGACGGGGCTGAAGCAATCCATTGATGAGATGCTGCGCATGGAAGCCGCCTATCTCCAGGCGCAGATTCAGCCGCATTTTTTGTTCAACACTTTAAATTCAATTATGGCTTTAAGCGAAATCGATACTGCCAAAATGCGTGATCTCAGCGAGGCGTTCTCCTCCTATTTGCGGATCAGCTTCGATTATATGAACTCGCATCAGCGGGTTGCGCTCTCCCATGAACTGGAACTGGTCCGGGCTTATGTGTATATTGAGCAAGCCCGGTTCGAAGAAAGGCTGGCCGTCGAATGGGACATTGAGGACGGGATTAACACTTCACTTCCGCCGCTCACGCTGCAGCCTCTGGTTGAGAACGCGGTCAGACACGGTCTGCTGAGCCGCTCGCGCGGCGGCCTGCTGACCATCCGCATTCGCAGCAGCGGAGGCTTCACTTCTTTCGAGGTCAGGGACAACGGGAAAGGCATGACGCAGGAACAGGTCAGCCACCTCCTGGACAATTCCCGCAAATTCAGCAGGGGGATCGGCCTGCTCAATACCAACCGCCGTCTGACCCAATTGTATGGCCGCGGACTGTCTATTCAGAGTGAGCCGGGACAAGGAACCTCTGTCTCTTTTACGATACCGGAGCCGGGTAAATAG
- a CDS encoding STAS domain-containing protein, with the protein MSEIVIDMPEMFSVEEASEFREKIRGHIDGGFSSFVLDFGGCAFIDSTGLGVIVSSYKKCVENGGTIKLKALNANVLKIFELTRLTHVFEIL; encoded by the coding sequence TTGAGTGAGATTGTAATTGACATGCCGGAGATGTTCTCCGTGGAAGAGGCCAGTGAATTCAGAGAAAAGATCAGGGGGCATATTGACGGGGGGTTCTCCAGCTTTGTGCTTGATTTTGGCGGCTGCGCCTTTATCGACAGCACCGGGCTTGGCGTGATTGTCAGCTCTTACAAGAAATGCGTGGAGAATGGCGGCACCATTAAGCTTAAGGCACTGAATGCCAATGTGCTGAAGATTTTCGAGTTAACCAGATTGACCCATGTGTTTGAAATTTTATAA
- a CDS encoding CBS domain-containing protein — MEISAFLLPKDQVSYITSSISMLEALEQLEHHYYSAIPIINEEGKYVGTLSEGDLLWKFKNTAGLNFENMREVTVSEIQQHVHNESVEIHAQMEDMLTLAADQNFVPVVDDKGIFLGIIRRKDIIEYYTRNITD, encoded by the coding sequence ATGGAAATATCCGCCTTTTTGCTGCCCAAAGACCAAGTATCGTACATTACCTCTTCGATCTCTATGCTGGAAGCCCTTGAACAACTGGAGCATCATTATTATTCAGCCATCCCGATTATTAATGAAGAAGGCAAATATGTAGGAACCCTATCCGAAGGTGATTTATTGTGGAAATTTAAGAATACGGCCGGCCTGAATTTTGAGAATATGCGTGAAGTGACCGTAAGCGAAATTCAGCAGCATGTACACAACGAGAGCGTCGAGATCCACGCCCAGATGGAGGATATGCTGACACTGGCGGCTGACCAGAACTTCGTCCCGGTTGTCGATGACAAGGGAATCTTTCTGGGCATTATCCGCCGGAAAGATATCATTGAATATTACACCCGGAATATCACCGATTAG